The following are from one region of the Mycolicibacterium helvum genome:
- a CDS encoding flavin-containing monooxygenase yields MNVSSAMRHVLGRSSRSDTSVIIVGSGFGGLAAAIELKRAGIEDITIFERASSVGGVWRDNTYPGAACDVPSPIYSYSYALKPDWSALFGAQPEIHRYLADVAVEFGIEPLIRFNSEVASAEFDEPTATWKVGTVDGTVTTADVLILATGQLSRPKLPNVDGLDTFAGASFHSAEWDHDVDLTGKKVVVVGSGASAIQVVPAIADRVADLTIVQRSPNWVMWKSRRVPGRLQTALMRRFGWLRTLHHIALFLAYEVRYPLVTRAAEPVRRLSQWYLIWRLKRHVKDPAEVKAAIPDYRLLCNRLLLSNDWYPTIGRDDVHLVGAAVERVDQTGVVTTDGGHIDADVIVWCTGFKASEFLAPITITGRGGVDLHQQWAGGPAAYLGMTVPSFPNMFMLFGPNTNSITNTIVFLLERQASYIRQAVEYKDRHHLSRLEVSPTTYQCFQGWLESKLDRTVFTDNCPGWYTNEQGKVTAMWPASHLAYARATRHFNPSEFDGDTLPQRIPASAKSVHATAKATR; encoded by the coding sequence GTGAACGTCTCGTCGGCGATGCGCCATGTCTTGGGCCGGTCCTCTCGCAGCGACACCTCGGTGATCATCGTCGGAAGCGGGTTCGGGGGACTGGCGGCCGCCATCGAACTGAAGCGAGCCGGCATCGAGGACATCACGATCTTCGAGCGTGCCTCCTCAGTGGGGGGTGTGTGGCGGGACAACACCTATCCGGGCGCGGCCTGCGACGTTCCATCGCCCATCTACTCGTATTCCTATGCGCTGAAACCGGATTGGTCGGCCCTGTTCGGCGCCCAGCCCGAGATTCACCGGTACCTCGCCGACGTCGCCGTCGAGTTCGGCATCGAACCGCTGATCCGATTCAATTCCGAGGTCGCCTCCGCCGAGTTCGACGAGCCGACCGCGACCTGGAAAGTCGGCACGGTGGACGGGACCGTGACGACCGCCGACGTACTGATCCTGGCGACCGGCCAGCTCAGCCGGCCCAAACTACCCAACGTCGACGGGCTCGACACCTTTGCCGGGGCGTCGTTCCATTCGGCAGAGTGGGATCACGACGTCGACCTGACCGGCAAGAAGGTCGTCGTCGTCGGCAGCGGCGCCAGTGCCATTCAGGTGGTGCCCGCCATTGCCGACCGGGTAGCCGACTTGACGATCGTCCAGCGCTCACCGAACTGGGTGATGTGGAAGAGCCGTCGGGTCCCGGGGCGCCTGCAGACCGCCTTGATGCGCCGTTTCGGATGGCTGCGCACGCTGCACCACATCGCGCTGTTCCTCGCATACGAAGTGCGCTACCCCCTGGTGACCCGCGCGGCCGAGCCGGTGCGCCGGCTGTCGCAGTGGTATCTGATCTGGCGGCTGAAGCGCCATGTCAAGGATCCGGCCGAGGTCAAGGCCGCGATCCCCGATTACCGGTTGCTGTGCAACCGGCTGCTGCTGTCCAACGATTGGTATCCCACGATCGGTCGCGACGATGTCCACCTGGTGGGTGCGGCGGTCGAGAGGGTCGATCAGACGGGTGTCGTCACCACCGACGGAGGGCATATCGACGCCGATGTGATCGTGTGGTGCACCGGTTTCAAAGCCAGCGAGTTCCTTGCGCCGATCACCATTACCGGCCGAGGTGGCGTTGACCTTCACCAACAATGGGCCGGCGGGCCCGCGGCATACCTGGGCATGACCGTGCCGAGCTTCCCGAACATGTTCATGCTCTTCGGGCCGAATACCAACAGCATCACCAACACCATCGTGTTCCTGCTGGAGCGGCAGGCTTCCTATATCCGGCAGGCCGTCGAGTACAAGGATCGACACCATCTTTCGCGGCTGGAAGTCAGTCCCACCACCTACCAGTGCTTCCAAGGCTGGTTGGAGAGCAAGCTGGATCGCACTGTATTCACCGACAACTGCCCAGGCTGGTACACCAACGAACAGGGCAAAGTAACGGCGATGTGGCCCGCTTCGCACCTGGCCTACGCCCGGGCCACCCGGCACTTCAACCCGTCGGAGTTCGATGGTGACACCCTCCCGCAGCGGATCCCCGCCTCGGCGAAATCCGTGCACGCGACCGCGAAGGCGACCCGCTGA
- a CDS encoding oxygenase MpaB family protein — MGIAAVTSTANSATGASAEAGDITWALGPGSVSWRVMKDPTVFIIGLLREAMLLTLHPAFAAAAVDHDSFNDDPVARFKHVAWYTYGATYGTPDEAEFVSDIVRRRHNTIVGMEPLTQLPYQANAEYELVLTQAMLSASFLAAYELLYGELTSAQRDQFCREQKVPAALLGVNPAHLPDTYGGLVDFIAQARNRFATGLQAREVLSPFANGVYPRGTAIGDLPAGVRQAAMFVLRSFSDMAMLTMSWEERELISINRRPKLGSRRATEAAMRLLSKWFTGEKGQAFFEKFLGERFAAIYTRGLAAETAPGGRTRVAKFEVPEATPCLFQHDDLLRNWPGSTAEYYLGVERELNQDASTPAPTPVLLSATASASS, encoded by the coding sequence ATGGGAATTGCAGCCGTGACATCAACCGCCAACTCGGCGACCGGTGCAAGCGCGGAGGCCGGGGACATCACCTGGGCGCTCGGACCCGGTTCGGTGAGCTGGCGGGTGATGAAGGACCCGACGGTCTTCATCATCGGCCTGCTGCGCGAAGCGATGCTGTTGACCCTGCATCCTGCATTTGCCGCCGCGGCAGTCGACCACGACAGCTTCAACGATGATCCCGTCGCACGATTCAAACACGTCGCCTGGTACACCTACGGGGCCACCTACGGCACTCCGGACGAGGCTGAGTTCGTCAGCGATATCGTCCGCCGCAGGCACAACACGATCGTCGGCATGGAGCCGTTGACACAGCTGCCCTACCAGGCGAACGCCGAATACGAACTCGTTCTGACCCAGGCGATGCTGTCGGCGTCCTTCCTGGCCGCCTATGAACTGCTCTATGGCGAGCTCACCAGCGCCCAGCGGGATCAGTTCTGCCGGGAGCAGAAGGTGCCCGCCGCGCTGCTCGGCGTCAATCCCGCTCACCTTCCGGACACCTATGGTGGCCTCGTCGACTTCATTGCACAGGCGCGCAATCGCTTCGCGACCGGCTTGCAGGCCCGAGAAGTCCTGTCGCCCTTCGCGAACGGCGTGTATCCGCGCGGCACGGCGATTGGTGACCTGCCGGCCGGAGTGCGGCAGGCGGCAATGTTCGTCCTGCGCTCCTTCTCCGACATGGCGATGTTGACCATGTCCTGGGAGGAGCGTGAGCTCATCTCGATCAACCGCCGTCCCAAGCTCGGGTCGCGCCGTGCCACCGAAGCCGCGATGCGGCTGCTGTCGAAGTGGTTCACAGGGGAGAAGGGCCAGGCCTTCTTCGAGAAGTTCCTCGGAGAGCGTTTCGCGGCGATCTACACCCGTGGCTTGGCCGCCGAGACCGCTCCTGGTGGGCGCACCCGGGTGGCGAAATTCGAAGTCCCCGAAGCGACACCGTGCTTGTTCCAGCACGACGATCTGCTGCGCAACTGGCCTGGATCCACCGCGGAGTACTACCTCGGTGTGGAGCGCGAGCTCAACCAGGATGCGTCCACTCCGGCGCCGACGCCAGTGCTGCTGAGCGCGACGGCGTCCGCTTCATCCTGA
- a CDS encoding TetR/AcrR family transcriptional regulator, with protein MQPTDTAAERLPPRRRRIGSERRREQILMIAARHFECRPYSEVSTGAIADESGVGRPLIHYYFGTKRELYLEVVRRLALVPPNVPSTVVEGIPDDALEERIRVSIDYWLSVTARHKAMWTSTISLDAGDRDLQAILEQADQVAADRMLEALRLDGHPQRARLHTLLLAFGGLTRAAGRQWLVHNTLSREDVFLLLTQTVLTIIRDVLPQLDGAQRP; from the coding sequence ATGCAACCGACCGATACGGCAGCCGAACGCCTGCCACCCCGGCGGCGACGCATCGGTTCAGAACGCCGCCGCGAACAAATCCTGATGATCGCGGCGCGCCACTTCGAATGTCGGCCCTACAGCGAGGTATCCACCGGTGCGATCGCCGATGAATCCGGAGTCGGCCGCCCCCTCATCCACTACTACTTCGGCACGAAACGTGAGCTCTACCTCGAGGTGGTCCGCCGCCTGGCACTCGTCCCACCGAATGTCCCCTCAACAGTGGTGGAGGGCATACCCGACGATGCGCTCGAAGAGCGCATCCGGGTCAGCATCGACTACTGGTTGTCAGTCACCGCGCGCCACAAGGCCATGTGGACATCGACGATCAGTCTCGACGCAGGCGACCGAGACTTGCAGGCCATCCTCGAACAAGCCGATCAGGTGGCCGCCGATCGCATGCTCGAGGCACTACGCCTTGACGGCCACCCCCAGCGCGCCCGGCTGCACACCCTGTTGCTCGCATTCGGCGGGTTGACCCGTGCCGCCGGGCGGCAATGGTTGGTGCACAACACCTTGTCACGCGAAGACGTCTTCCTGCTGCTGACTCAGACCGTGCTCACCATCATCCGCGACGTCCTGCCGCAGCTCGACGGGGCTCAGCGACCATAG
- a CDS encoding acetyl-CoA C-acetyltransferase, which translates to MSEEAFIYEAIRTPRGKQRGGSLTEVKPINLVVGLINEMRIRFPDLDEKLISDVILGCVSPVGDQGGDIARTAVLLAAMPDTTGGFQLNRFCGSGLEAVNLAAQKVRSGWDDLVLAGGVESMSRVPMGSDGGAWAADPETNYAVSFVPQGIGADLIATMEGFSREDVDGYALRSQEKAAAAWSGGYFAKSVVPVRDQNGTLVLDHDEHMRPGTTMEDLAKLKPAFEGVGAMGGFDDVALQKYHAVEKINHVHTGGNSSGIVDGAALVLIGSEAAGASQGLTPRARVAATATSGADGTIMLTGPTPATRKVLDRAGLTVDDIDLFEINEAFASVVLKFQKDLGIPDEKLNVNGGAIAMGHPLGATGAMIIGTMVDELERRGARRALLTLCIGGGMGVATIIERV; encoded by the coding sequence ATGTCCGAAGAAGCCTTCATCTACGAGGCGATCCGAACACCGCGCGGTAAGCAGCGCGGCGGCTCGTTGACCGAGGTCAAGCCCATCAACCTAGTCGTTGGCCTGATCAACGAAATGCGGATCCGCTTCCCTGATCTGGACGAGAAGCTGATCAGCGACGTGATCCTGGGCTGTGTGTCGCCGGTCGGCGATCAGGGCGGCGATATCGCCCGTACCGCGGTCCTGCTCGCGGCCATGCCCGACACCACGGGCGGGTTCCAGCTCAACCGGTTCTGTGGATCGGGCTTGGAAGCGGTCAACTTGGCCGCGCAGAAGGTGCGATCGGGCTGGGACGACCTGGTGCTGGCCGGCGGCGTCGAGTCGATGAGCCGGGTACCGATGGGCTCCGACGGTGGCGCCTGGGCCGCTGACCCGGAGACCAACTATGCGGTGTCGTTCGTCCCGCAGGGCATCGGCGCAGACTTGATCGCCACCATGGAGGGTTTCTCCCGGGAGGATGTCGACGGCTACGCACTGCGCAGCCAGGAGAAGGCTGCCGCAGCATGGTCAGGCGGCTACTTCGCGAAATCCGTTGTTCCCGTGCGTGACCAAAACGGCACACTGGTACTGGATCACGACGAGCACATGCGGCCTGGCACCACGATGGAGGATCTGGCCAAGCTCAAGCCGGCATTCGAGGGAGTCGGCGCGATGGGTGGTTTCGACGATGTGGCGCTGCAGAAGTACCACGCCGTCGAGAAGATCAACCATGTGCACACCGGCGGTAACAGCTCGGGCATCGTCGACGGCGCCGCGCTGGTGCTCATCGGCTCCGAAGCGGCCGGCGCATCACAGGGTCTGACCCCGCGCGCGCGCGTGGCGGCTACCGCCACCAGCGGTGCCGACGGGACCATCATGCTCACCGGCCCGACACCGGCTACCCGCAAGGTGCTCGACCGCGCCGGGCTCACCGTCGATGACATCGACCTGTTCGAGATCAACGAGGCGTTCGCCTCAGTGGTGCTGAAGTTCCAGAAGGATCTGGGCATCCCGGACGAGAAGCTCAACGTCAACGGTGGTGCCATCGCGATGGGCCACCCGCTGGGCGCCACCGGCGCCATGATCATCGGAACCATGGTCGACGAACTGGAGCGCCGCGGCGCCCGGCGTGCCCTGCTCACGCTGTGCATCGGCGGCGGCATGGGCGTGGCCACCATCATCGAGCGCGTCTAG